In one Streptomyces venezuelae genomic region, the following are encoded:
- a CDS encoding helix-turn-helix domain-containing protein, giving the protein MTQQLTIGERVAWYRHRRGVSQEVLAGLVGRTADWLGKAENNRIELDRLSVIRALAHALDVSIGDLIGEPTLLEWSADSGRRTVPALREALMDYRQLTPLLGAPADGEPPSLTALRSDVSEVWDAYQGSQYGFATRQLPLILSDALLAVRTCVGGEREEASALLALTYQGAAMVLGKLGESELAWMAADRGLAAAQQSGNNVVIGSLFRSVTHCLLSTGRFETAVQLVSDAVGFLEPGLGEATPAYLSVYGTLFLTGSMAAARAEDRATTQAFLREAEATATRLGTDGNHMWTAFGPTNVAIHKVATAGELGDFQVAADLGAQVDTSGLPVERRVRHDLETARALTARNRIDDALSVVLGAEELAPEQVRHHYMAREIVLGWVRGTRGRPSRSVADLAERLRVV; this is encoded by the coding sequence ATGACGCAGCAACTGACGATCGGTGAGCGGGTCGCGTGGTACCGCCATCGCCGAGGCGTGTCCCAAGAAGTGCTGGCCGGACTGGTTGGGCGCACTGCCGATTGGCTCGGCAAAGCGGAGAACAACCGCATCGAGCTCGACAGACTCTCTGTCATCCGGGCACTGGCTCACGCGTTGGACGTGTCCATCGGTGACCTCATTGGCGAACCGACGCTGTTGGAGTGGTCCGCAGACAGCGGGCGACGCACGGTCCCTGCCCTACGCGAAGCGCTCATGGACTACCGGCAGTTGACCCCACTCCTTGGCGCGCCGGCGGATGGCGAACCCCCGAGTCTGACCGCGCTGCGATCCGACGTGAGCGAGGTGTGGGACGCCTACCAGGGGTCCCAATACGGCTTCGCCACCCGCCAGTTGCCCCTGATCCTCTCGGATGCCCTGCTCGCCGTGCGCACCTGCGTCGGGGGGGAGCGGGAGGAAGCGAGCGCGCTGCTCGCTTTGACGTACCAGGGGGCGGCGATGGTCCTCGGCAAGTTGGGGGAAAGCGAGCTTGCTTGGATGGCTGCGGATCGCGGTCTCGCCGCTGCACAGCAGAGCGGGAACAACGTCGTCATCGGATCGCTCTTCCGGTCGGTGACGCACTGCCTGCTGTCCACTGGACGCTTCGAGACCGCAGTGCAGCTCGTGAGCGATGCCGTCGGGTTCCTTGAGCCTGGGCTGGGGGAGGCGACCCCCGCGTACTTGTCCGTCTACGGAACCCTCTTCCTGACGGGCTCAATGGCCGCAGCTCGCGCAGAGGACCGTGCGACAACACAAGCCTTCCTCCGTGAGGCGGAGGCGACGGCAACACGCCTCGGGACGGACGGAAACCACATGTGGACGGCCTTCGGCCCCACCAACGTCGCGATCCACAAGGTGGCTACCGCTGGTGAGCTCGGAGATTTCCAGGTCGCAGCGGATTTAGGGGCTCAGGTCGATACGAGCGGGCTTCCTGTCGAACGCAGAGTGCGGCACGACCTCGAAACGGCGCGGGCACTAACGGCTCGGAACCGCATCGACGACGCGCTCAGCGTGGTCCTGGGCGCGGAAGAGCTGGCGCCGGAGCAAGTCCGACACCACTACATGGCGCGAGAGATCGTGCTCGGCTGGGTCCGCGGTACTCGTGGGCGGCCGAGCCGCTCCGTGGCCGACCTGGCCGAGAGGCTTCGAGTGGTGTGA
- a CDS encoding type IV secretory system conjugative DNA transfer family protein, with amino-acid sequence MAAEAVEETKAATPTTKTTARPAARKPMSEESRWLIGGLAVTVPASGLVYRDAVEAWVYDNRYWLLGIAVLLVGSCMLAMTRAYRRNRGPRPREQNRTVAAFTADGLQGPAPHSLSGTAIPPAPQGQPPEVPASLQSDRAPELAAALKLDFAAGKPRTLSRGRVELGEEWVIELPPGGVYGDVAGKSERVISWLGVDATKVTMRPGPTSRHVVITVLDHPVYSRTPALPDPLEATRRGVIPLGYDMHGAIVEIRSPVGDTHMLIAGSAGAGKTEEIKWLVYFALVNGWDIVLVDAKGDGDLAYAEKACLIYEEVPDHDRMMDIISFVEERHEQRAAENSASVKAGNGKVKHRPLLFIIDEVSTYTDEADSKKQAAEFEKKLKKASRKFRSSKILVLLATQSPKAEVINTSIRANHRVRLAFGCGETKQSDVILGSGTAATGHDASKLPAIDGAAILQIKNQLREMRGFLVTDEELQEAIDARAEEFFDAEPEHVRLVREAYGDDVFLSTVEFASRLRELGVEIVGEGDDTATGKAVAAWLSTSFGYSVPTAQEGRVRGRFLTAILRR; translated from the coding sequence ATGGCCGCCGAAGCGGTCGAAGAGACGAAAGCAGCAACCCCCACCACGAAGACGACGGCCAGGCCCGCAGCACGGAAGCCGATGTCGGAGGAGTCCCGCTGGCTGATCGGCGGGCTCGCCGTCACGGTGCCCGCCTCCGGCCTGGTCTACCGCGACGCGGTCGAGGCGTGGGTCTACGACAACCGCTACTGGCTGCTCGGCATCGCCGTGCTGCTGGTCGGATCCTGCATGCTCGCGATGACCCGGGCCTATCGGCGCAACCGCGGGCCGCGTCCGCGCGAACAGAACCGCACTGTGGCGGCGTTCACAGCCGACGGCCTCCAAGGTCCCGCCCCGCACAGCCTCTCGGGCACCGCAATCCCGCCCGCCCCGCAGGGGCAGCCCCCAGAGGTGCCCGCTTCGTTGCAGAGCGACCGGGCACCCGAGCTGGCCGCTGCGCTGAAGCTGGACTTCGCGGCGGGCAAGCCCCGCACGCTCAGCCGCGGTCGGGTTGAGCTGGGGGAAGAGTGGGTCATCGAGCTGCCGCCCGGCGGGGTGTACGGCGATGTGGCTGGCAAGTCCGAGCGGGTGATCTCCTGGCTCGGCGTGGACGCCACGAAGGTGACCATGCGCCCGGGGCCCACCTCGCGGCATGTGGTCATCACGGTCCTGGACCATCCCGTCTACAGCCGCACCCCGGCCCTTCCCGACCCGCTGGAAGCCACCCGCCGGGGCGTGATCCCTCTCGGGTACGACATGCACGGCGCCATCGTCGAAATCCGCTCTCCGGTCGGCGATACCCACATGCTGATCGCCGGATCGGCCGGTGCCGGAAAGACCGAAGAGATCAAATGGCTCGTCTACTTCGCTCTGGTCAACGGCTGGGACATCGTCCTGGTCGACGCCAAGGGAGACGGCGACCTCGCCTACGCGGAAAAAGCGTGCCTCATCTATGAAGAGGTTCCCGACCACGACCGGATGATGGACATCATCTCCTTCGTGGAAGAGCGGCACGAACAGCGTGCTGCGGAGAACAGCGCATCGGTCAAGGCCGGAAACGGAAAGGTGAAACACCGGCCGCTGCTTTTCATCATCGACGAGGTAAGCACCTACACCGATGAGGCCGACTCGAAGAAGCAGGCAGCGGAGTTCGAGAAGAAGCTGAAGAAGGCTTCCCGGAAGTTCCGTTCATCGAAAATCCTCGTCCTGCTGGCCACGCAGAGTCCGAAAGCTGAAGTCATCAACACGTCGATTCGCGCGAATCACCGTGTGCGGCTGGCCTTCGGGTGCGGTGAGACCAAGCAGTCGGATGTGATTTTGGGAAGCGGTACAGCGGCAACGGGACACGATGCCTCCAAGCTCCCAGCAATCGATGGAGCGGCAATCCTCCAAATCAAGAACCAGCTTCGGGAGATGCGCGGATTCCTCGTCACCGACGAGGAACTCCAGGAGGCCATTGACGCCCGCGCGGAGGAGTTCTTCGACGCGGAGCCCGAACACGTTCGCCTGGTCCGTGAGGCCTACGGCGACGACGTGTTCCTTTCCACCGTCGAGTTCGCCTCCCGGCTCCGTGAACTCGGAGTCGAGATTGTCGGGGAGGGCGACGACACGGCCACCGGCAAGGCGGTCGCGGCGTGGCTGTCCACGTCGTTCGGCTACAGCGTTCCCACGGCCCAGGAGGGCCGTGTCCGGGGCCGCTTCCTGACCGCGATTCTCCGCCGCTGA
- a CDS encoding GntR family transcriptional regulator: MTPTADDARRVNEQIAEALREEINTGKVKIGEKLPSVRAIAERFEVAPGTATKAVQLLTKWGLVAPDSTRGYFVSARSPEDQEVSAPSAEFTAIMREIESMREHLGRLDGRLQQLEEQGREG, translated from the coding sequence ATGACGCCGACTGCTGACGACGCGCGACGGGTGAACGAGCAGATCGCTGAGGCCCTGCGGGAGGAGATCAATACCGGCAAGGTGAAGATCGGGGAGAAACTGCCTTCGGTCCGTGCGATCGCTGAACGCTTTGAGGTAGCTCCAGGGACAGCGACAAAGGCTGTCCAGCTACTCACGAAGTGGGGATTGGTTGCGCCGGACTCAACTCGCGGCTACTTCGTGAGCGCTCGCAGCCCCGAAGATCAGGAAGTATCGGCCCCAAGTGCCGAGTTCACCGCGATCATGCGGGAGATCGAATCGATGCGTGAGCATCTGGGCCGCTTGGACGGACGCCTGCAACAGCTGGAGGAGCAGGGCAGGGAGGGGTGA
- a CDS encoding GGDEF domain-containing protein — translation MTALSVALPLTAGWSLNSLWLRRRIKDTRHDPLTGLWTRAEFEKRACKSLARGKQRAVLLLDLNWFKQINDTYGHATGDAVLRATGLRLGAWADAHHGVAGRLGGDEFAALVDVGGTSDTGTGNLNAKLLNLIGRLEQPVIFEGRVIDVHVSIGAARSGRADLSALLRLADEHMYRIKQEGGGFSIAPAREHGPALGTVNGRRAGRPGTHCTTEVTA, via the coding sequence TTGACGGCCCTGTCCGTCGCCCTGCCGCTCACGGCCGGATGGTCCCTGAACAGCCTGTGGCTGCGACGCCGGATCAAGGACACACGCCACGACCCACTGACGGGCCTGTGGACACGCGCAGAGTTCGAGAAGCGCGCCTGCAAGAGCCTGGCCCGAGGGAAGCAGCGGGCGGTGCTCCTGCTGGATCTCAACTGGTTCAAGCAGATCAACGACACCTACGGCCACGCGACCGGGGATGCGGTCCTTCGCGCGACCGGCCTGCGCCTGGGCGCGTGGGCGGACGCGCATCACGGCGTGGCTGGCCGACTGGGCGGAGACGAGTTCGCCGCCCTCGTCGACGTGGGCGGCACGAGCGACACCGGGACCGGCAACCTCAACGCGAAGCTGCTGAACCTGATCGGCCGACTCGAACAGCCCGTCATCTTCGAGGGGCGCGTGATCGACGTGCACGTGTCGATCGGGGCGGCCCGCTCCGGGCGGGCTGATCTGTCAGCGCTGCTGCGGCTGGCCGATGAGCACATGTACCGAATCAAGCAGGAAGGCGGCGGTTTCAGCATCGCCCCCGCACGCGAGCACGGCCCGGCGCTGGGCACGGTGAACGGCCGCCGCGCGGGACGCCCTGGTACCCACTGCACAACGGAGGTGACCGCATGA
- a CDS encoding NUDIX domain-containing protein: MARPRMASGALFFDDHGRVMLLEPTYKDYRDIPGGYVDAGESPLQACVREVQEELGIAPEIGRLLVVDWAPSPSEGDKVLYLFDGGTLASQLQAQIKLQASEIKAYDFHPLEAVDDLTIPRLARRIRAAAVARHEGAVAYLEHGVPPGQ; encoded by the coding sequence ATGGCGCGCCCGCGGATGGCCTCGGGTGCGCTCTTCTTTGATGACCACGGCCGCGTCATGCTCCTGGAGCCCACGTACAAGGACTACCGGGACATCCCAGGAGGGTACGTGGATGCCGGCGAGTCGCCGCTACAGGCGTGCGTCCGTGAGGTTCAGGAGGAACTCGGCATCGCGCCGGAGATCGGGCGCCTACTCGTCGTCGACTGGGCACCTAGCCCTTCCGAGGGGGACAAGGTGCTGTATCTCTTCGATGGCGGCACCCTCGCAAGTCAGCTTCAGGCGCAGATCAAGCTGCAAGCCTCTGAGATCAAGGCGTATGACTTTCATCCCCTTGAGGCTGTGGACGATCTCACGATCCCCCGACTAGCGCGCCGCATCCGTGCCGCTGCGGTCGCTCGCCATGAAGGCGCGGTGGCGTACTTGGAGCATGGCGTGCCGC
- a CDS encoding NlpC/P60 family protein: protein MIGLVVVGSSLLAVTATSLSGNPAVSGKATSVANRTAPGSVPARYERLFNAWGNECDAITPSILAAQLKQESGFNPRAKSPVGAMGIAQFMPGTWQNSGYDGNGDGKKDVWDPEDAIPSAAKYMCSVSRNLKGVPGDKTRLALAGYNAGPGAVQKYRGIPPYKETENYVSTIMASAAKMGQTVGGQGNIAVEAVNYASAQIGKNYVWGGNGDGDGGFDCSGLTKAAFAQAGVTLPRVASAQYTYLENDGALVEKDDLSIGDLVFFSQKKRTGSASAADIDHVGIYLGKGHFLNAPRTGAKVRIEKVWWDTYMGAGRVYPKSTNTKEV from the coding sequence GTGATCGGCCTCGTGGTGGTCGGATCGAGCCTGTTGGCGGTCACCGCCACGAGCCTGTCCGGCAACCCGGCGGTCAGCGGTAAGGCCACGTCGGTGGCCAACCGCACGGCACCGGGATCGGTGCCCGCCCGCTACGAGCGGCTCTTCAACGCCTGGGGCAACGAGTGCGACGCCATCACCCCCAGCATTCTGGCCGCACAGCTCAAACAGGAATCCGGCTTCAACCCCCGGGCCAAATCGCCAGTCGGGGCGATGGGTATCGCGCAGTTCATGCCCGGAACCTGGCAGAACTCCGGATACGACGGCAACGGCGACGGCAAGAAGGACGTGTGGGATCCGGAAGACGCGATCCCCTCCGCCGCCAAATACATGTGCTCGGTCTCCCGAAATCTGAAGGGTGTGCCCGGCGACAAGACCCGCCTTGCCCTGGCCGGATACAACGCCGGGCCGGGGGCGGTGCAGAAGTACCGAGGCATACCGCCGTACAAGGAGACGGAAAACTACGTCTCCACCATCATGGCGTCTGCCGCGAAGATGGGTCAGACGGTTGGCGGTCAGGGCAACATCGCGGTCGAGGCGGTCAATTACGCGTCCGCGCAGATCGGCAAGAACTACGTCTGGGGCGGAAACGGGGATGGGGACGGCGGCTTTGACTGCTCGGGTCTCACCAAAGCCGCCTTCGCTCAGGCCGGGGTAACCCTTCCCCGCGTCGCCAGCGCCCAGTACACGTACCTGGAAAACGACGGGGCCCTCGTCGAGAAGGACGACCTGAGCATCGGCGACCTCGTCTTCTTCAGCCAGAAGAAGCGCACCGGTTCGGCGAGTGCTGCCGACATCGACCACGTCGGCATCTATCTCGGCAAAGGCCACTTCCTGAACGCCCCTCGCACCGGGGCGAAGGTCCGTATCGAAAAGGTCTGGTGGGACACCTACATGGGCGCCGGCCGCGTCTACCCGAAATCCACGAACACCAAGGAGGTGTGA